GGCGACCATATCACACATCTGTGCAATGGTGCTGCTGGGATGCAAGAAGCCAGCAATGAGAAACCCAAACTTGAATTTGGGTTGAATTCCTTGAATCTCAGTTCCCAGACTCGGTGTGGGATCTGGTCTTCAGGTGGAGCAGAAATTCTATCTTCTGCCCTTGCAAGATCTGACAGGTATACGTAAATAAGCTCATAAACAAACTCAGGCCAGCTTCACTGTCACAGAAGCTGGATTTTAGGCTGCCTTCACCAGACTTTTAGGAAATGGGCAAATATTAGGATGTTAATTGAAGGCAttgtcttttcctgtctttacaGAAAACTGGCCTTTGAAACAACAAGAGAAATGCCAGCCGGGTCTGACGGTGCAGGGCAGGTACCCCgggacctgctgctggggatgggatgctgtggggctTTTTCCCAGCAGGGAAATGGCATTCAGAGCAAATCCTACCTTGCTGGgggatggatgaatggataaatgggtgggtggatggatggatagatggatggatggatagatgggtGAACGGATGGAGACGAGCCCAGCCGGCATCCCCAGCCCCGAGCACGGAGCTCCAAGATGCGGGGTGAtgcggggatgggggggggggggggggagaccGAGGCGgctgcgggggggggtgggCGCGGAGGCGGGGCGGGCCCGGGGCCGGCGAGGGAGGGCGCTCGGCGGCTGCCCGGACATAAAACGGCAGCGCCAGGGCCGGGCGGGCagagcggagcggagcggcggcgcggagcggaTCTGAACCGATCGGACCGGCTCGGCTCGGCACGGCCCGGATCAGACCGCACCGGCTCGGCTCGGCACGGCCCGGGCCGCCCTGCCCTGCGGAGGTGAGCGGAGCGGGATGGGGCAGGACGCGGAGCAGGGTCCCTCGGACGGCTCGGCGCTGACCGGGGGTCCCCGGTCCCGGCAGCGATCGCAGCCCGCGGCAGGCGGAGGGGGGGTCCCCTGTGTGCGTGTCCCCCCCAGCAGACTCGGATCCCGGCCGCAGCCGTGACAAAGGGACCCGGCTCTGTCAGACGCGCTCCCGGCACAGGCGGGCTCCTGCCTGGTGTGCTGTAACGGGGAGCACCGGGAAAAGGGACTAAAAGCCGCTGCGGGAGAGGATTTGGGAAGCTGGGAGCGCGCTGGTTCTCTTTGCAGTCTCTTCCTTGGCTTGTCCAAGTCACTCCTTGCTTAAACTGGGTTCGTCCTGAGTATCCCCATGAGCCGGGAGGCAGCGTTTGGCCATGAAATGCAGCCTCAGCTCTCCCCCCCACACCCAAAAGTGCCCACAGAGTTTCATCTATGCCCTTTAGTCTCTCTGAAATTCGCATTAGGATCCTTTTGTGTGGCTCCTCTGAAGCTGCACAGGACGCAAGGATGGGGCAAGGCTTAGTGTTTCATGGCTGTGGGACCAGTTCCGgggggtgcaggcagctgctACCAACTTCACAGCACTCCCAGGGCTGCTCTAACATCCTACAGTGGGAAGAGCTTGAGGCCAACCCTGCCAGGCAGTTGGGAACCCCTTCTCTCCACTGTCTTCCATATCCCTGCACAGAGCATGGCTTGGCCAGGCTGGATCCGGAGTCCATCTGATGAGCCAGGTTTATGTAAGCACTGATTTGCACTGTCAAGAAATGGTTAAGAATGAGCCTGCCTTTAGGAATGTATAAATACGGCATCTGGCCCAAGCTGTACCAGTGTTTGTCTTGGTCCCAGCCCCTTGGAGATGTTCTGCCACCTCTCACCTGCTCTCCACTTGGCTTTAAGTCTCTATTGAGTACTTTCCAGGAGCCAGGATGGAGCAGGAGTGCCAAAAGGCACCATCAGTCTGTCCTTTATAGCGCTATCATCTAGTGTGGCTTGTCTGGCAGACCTGTGTGTGCTCCTTGCATGGACCACAAAGTCCCCTCCAAGCTCACCAGCTTGGCAGGAGACACCGTGCTGTAATGCGGTCCTCCCTTGGCACGCTCAGCAGGATGCTGGGCCAGGCAGGTCACCACTCAGAGCTGGGGTGTGACAGCCCTGGCTTTCCTGTTAACATCAGTACAGCGTCATTGTGCCTTCCACATCAAAGGTGTTGAGCCCCAGGAGCTGACTGGTGGGACCACAGGCAATGCTCTTCCCTTCTTGTGCCGTGCAAAAAAAGGCAATGTTAGGTATTGCTGCCTATTCCAAGAGCAAGGGACTGGGGAGGAGAGCTGACTTCCAGACCCCTGGAGAGGCAGGGGCCTGATCCTGCACTGCTTGCTGATCCAAATAAAGTGCTTGGCTGGGGATCAGTGGGAAAACGGGCTGTGCTTGCTGGCAGGCTTAACaccttgctgctttctgttgcaGGTGGGGAGGCAGCGGTAGCTCACTATGGCCCTGGCAGACAACACGGGCTGTGCCAAACCCAGCGAGGACTTCCCCTTCCCTGAGATCATTGAACTCAATGTGGGTGGACAAGTGTATATCACTCGCCACCCCACTCTGGTCAGCGTGCCCGGCTCGCTCCTCTGGGAGATGTTCACCCAGAAGAACATCCGCTCCCTGGCCCGGGACAGCAAGGGACGGTTCTTTGTGGATCGGGATGGGTTCCTCTTCCGCTACATCTTGGATTACATGAGGGACCAGCAGCTGGTGCTGCCCGACCACTTCCCAGAGAGGAGCCGCCTGCAGCGAGAGGCCGAGTACTTCATGCTGCCGGAGCTTGTGAAGATGCTGGCCCCCAAGCTCAGCAAGCAGAACTCGCTGGGAGATGACCCATGCCAAAGCGACCCCGAGGAGCTCTCCCCCAGCGCGGATGCCACCCGCACCCTGACCTCTGCCAGCGCCACGCTCCCCAGCGCCGTGGCTGGTGGCCCCGGGGGTGCTGTCACCACCGGTGCGGGTGCTGCCAGCACCGACGTCCGCAGGGCAGGATTCATCACCATCGGCTACAGGGGCTCCTACaccctgggcagggacagccaGACGGATGCCAAGTTCCGCAGGGTGGCTCGGATCATGGTCTGCGGCAAGACCTCGCTGGCCAAAGAGGTCTTTGGGGATACCTTGAATGAGAGCAGGGACCCGGACAGGCCCCCAGAGAGGTACACCTCCAGGTACTACCTCAAATTCACCTTCCTGGAGCAAGCCTTTGATAAACTGGCCGATGCTGGCTTCCACATGGTGGCTTGCAACTCCACAGGCACCTGTGCCTTCGCCCATGACCAGACAGATGACAGGATCTGGACCTCTTACACCGAATATGTTTTCTATCGTGAGtgacaccaaaaaaacccaaccccacacacaccaaacACCAactctccctttcctctcctgttgCCTAGAAGGTAGACATGCAACCCTGAATCCCAGCGTCCTTTTGAGTTGGTTCttgggtttttcccctcttccttcctctacGTTGAACCTGTTCAGCTCTCCCTTGTAGTAGCCGTTGACCACCaaccttcttccctctctccgACTTCTGCAGTAGCTGCCTGTAGCTCCCAACCCTCCCTGGATGTGTGGACTTGGACACTGTCATGTACTTGTTTTGGGTGGGAGGGGGGGGATACTCCAGACTCTGCTCTGGGCTGGGATTCCTGCAGCTGGATGAGCTTGTCCGTGTTGGACACTGAACTTGGCTCTCGTGCCCTGTGCGCCGGGAACATGCTGCTTACGCTGTATTTGATCTGCCAAGGGGTTCAAGGGAGAAAGTGTTGGGTTTAGGACATGGAAAAAGGTGGGAAGCAGCGGGGAGGATGGGCGGGAGTGGGGTGGATGGAAAGATGCAGCCTCGCAGCATGGATATATTGCCATTAGCCCATGTAAGCAGCTTAGTGTTTAGACtgtcagtgctggggaaggttaGATAAAGATGCACCCTGTGTTTGCAGTTGGGATTTGGAgaattgctgctgctctggggtgccttgggggggggggggggtttgggtgGTAGAGGGTGGATAGACAGATGCTCTGTTCGTGCATATGtggagggaggtgggggggaaCGGGGAGGGCTTTACATGCTGTAGGGTGTAAAATGCTTATACATTGAATGGTCTGTCAGAAAAAAGTCCTTTCATCTTTCCTGTGGAATACAATAGAGATGTGAGGGATGGGGCTGGATTGCTCCGGTGagcagcagccacaacttcACAGATTAAAGGGAATCTTTGCCCAACATGAAAGTCTTTGCCTTTTGGGCAAACTCTTCAAGGTCTCTTCAATCACAGCTCTCCACGGCCTGCTTCTGGGCcaggggctggctgctgctgcttcttcacatGCCTGGGCAATGGGTAATAAAGGAACAAAACCGACTCACCTCCGTCTTTGTGTGCCAAGGAGCAAagtcagcagtgctggtgctgtgctgtgtgcacCCAGGGTGTTGCTCCAGCAGGACAACAGCACGTGGGCAGGAGGAGtgtgatttcatagaatcatagaatggtttgggttagaaaagaccttaagatcatgtagttccaaccctctgccatgggcagggacacctcacactagagcagtAGTATATGGTTATGAataaagaggagaaggaaggaatacAGACTCACTGGAGCCCTCTTGCCCTGCTCTGACCCCCCTTCTCTTTGAACCCTTGCTCCCACCCCAGCAGGGCTCAATCTCAATGCAGAGAGCGCAtccctgcagggatgctggtgcAGGTGGTTGGGTCCAGAGTTACCCCCCTCTCTGCAGACCAGCCCTGGGTGATGCCTTCTTCCCCATCACCCAAGCAGGGCCCCCTTACACCCCCCATCCATCACCAGTCCTCCCCCTCTGTCTGCTTCCTGAGCAGCCCCTGTGAAGCTCTTGGTGCAGGGAGCtgaaggatcacctccttggaTGCATGTTGCCCGAAGGGGCATTTCTGTTTGGGGATGCAGTTAAGATATTGGAGGGCTGGAGTCCGCTGGCGCACAGGGCAAGCAAAACCATCACAGCCAGACAGCCCCTCctgaagaaggggaaggcaAAAATGGTGTTTTTGTAAGTGCCCGTTCCTCattgcaacagcatttgaagaggaaatgacaaccagctttaaaaaaagcaaagaaaaaggaacttgAGCTCTGTGCAGAGAGAGGCTGAAGGACAGAATTAAAACCTTCTAAGTAAAGGGGGAAGGGATGTGCATGTTGTGTTGTCTTCTTGGCTTCTTTTTAACTAGAGATCTTTCTGTTCGTTATTGATTAGGACTGATTGGAGAACAGAAGTTGCTGCCTTGTGAGAAAGGTGGTGTttgatgtttgcttttcccctc
Above is a genomic segment from Strigops habroptila isolate Jane chromosome 9, bStrHab1.2.pri, whole genome shotgun sequence containing:
- the LOC115613141 gene encoding BTB/POZ domain-containing protein KCTD12-like, which encodes MALADNTGCAKPSEDFPFPEIIELNVGGQVYITRHPTLVSVPGSLLWEMFTQKNIRSLARDSKGRFFVDRDGFLFRYILDYMRDQQLVLPDHFPERSRLQREAEYFMLPELVKMLAPKLSKQNSLGDDPCQSDPEELSPSADATRTLTSASATLPSAVAGGPGGAVTTGAGAASTDVRRAGFITIGYRGSYTLGRDSQTDAKFRRVARIMVCGKTSLAKEVFGDTLNESRDPDRPPERYTSRYYLKFTFLEQAFDKLADAGFHMVACNSTGTCAFAHDQTDDRIWTSYTEYVFYRE